Within the Bacillus sp. FSL K6-3431 genome, the region CCAAACAAAAAAGCCTCGTTCCGCTTCAAGTTGATCCACATACGCTAAGCGATTTACATCTCGGTATAGTTCTTTTCCTACCGCTAAAATCATTAAGCCATTCTTTGCGGCTTCCGTGTTTCCAACATAATGAGCAGCATACCTATCACAAGTATATTCACATGCACGTAAGTATAGCTCCCCTACAACAGGCAGCCACATTGCAGGTAAGATAAACATCATTTTCGATAGATGCCTTCGCTTAATATGTGCTAATTCATGAGCTATAACAAAAGTAAGTTCCTCTTCTCCTCCCTTTTTATGTAGCTCGAATATTTCTGAATACAATATAACCATATTCCTTCCAAAAAAACGTGTAGCAAACGCGTTAAGTGTTCCACCTGATTCAGCTACATAAATGTCTGGAGTGTACGGAAGTTCCATCTTAGCAGATAATCCCCTTGTTTTTTGGTAAATTTCTGGAAACTGCTGCTCACTTAATTTAACTGCATTTGATCTAATATGGCCCATCATAATTGCATGAAAAAACATCGATATTAAAAACAAGCCGACAATAATAAAAATGCCAATGATACTTATAAGTAAAGCTAAATAAGCTATTATGCTGATTGTTAAAACAAGGGCAAAATATTTTTTCTCATTTTTATGTATTAAATTCTCAGTATATATTTCTTGTTGCATAATTCTACCCCCTTCCCAGTCCTGCACGAATAGTGCACAGCCATTAACTAGGATAGATGAAACATGAATATTTTACCATAGGAAAAAAGTTATATTAAATTTATATATACTTCAATATTATCAATAGTTTTCAGTTTACTTATTTTTTCTACACTTTCTGGGAATCTTAAAAATAGATTTGAAAAGGAGGAACTAAATCATGAATAAAAAAGATCAAACAGAAGCTAATAATTCCGTTGAACAAGACATGAAGGAAGAAATGGGCATGGATATCGAGCCACAAAGAGCAACAAATGAAAAAGACCCCAAAAAAAATAAAAGAAGAAGTGATCGTTAAGTGCCATATGGACTTCATCTAAAAGATATCGACCCGTCGAAATTTCCACAGTTTGGGTCAATCCGACGTGTTCTCTCCTACACGAGAACACCAAGAGAATAAGTGATTATATAAAAAAGTTCACTTCTTGCTGGTTAATAGAACTAAACACAGTAAGTAAATCAAGTAAACATTATATTCAGCCAAAAAATGTCCTATAAGCTAATTACTTATAGGACATCATTTTATCGACTTAAAAAATGTCGGGTATAAACTGGTGGTTACTCTCAAAACCAAGATGCCTTTCACCCACTACTTACTACCTATCTTGTTCCATTTATAAACTTTCCAGACGACGATAAAGAATAAAAAATAACCAAAGAAAGAATAGATATGTTTCCAACTGTCGCTATGTTGAAAGAAACCCAGACGTTCCGAGTTCCCCTCAATCGTTGGAACAGCAAAACTAAACAAAAAAATATATATAAATCGATTCAATCTGCTCAGTTTGTTCATTATTATTAGAAATAACAATGTTAAAATAGGAAGTCCTAATAAAGTGAAGACAATATTAATAGTAAATATATCTGAAAAAGGTCGAATTGGAAATTCATAAATACCTTTTCCTACAAAATAAAGATCTAAATA harbors:
- a CDS encoding 3-methyladenine DNA glycosylase; its protein translation is MNKKDQTEANNSVEQDMKEEMGMDIEPQRATNEKDPKKNKRRSDR
- a CDS encoding CBO0543 family protein, coding for MKHLKILNLWQWLKKQFPLNLIHTILFATLLGTYLDLYFVGKGIYEFPIRPFSDIFTINIVFTLLGLPILTLLFLIIMNKLSRLNRFIYIFLFSFAVPTIEGNSERLGFFQHSDSWKHIYSFFGYFLFFIVVWKVYKWNKIGSK